In the genome of Caulobacter flavus, the window CAGGGTGCCCAGCGGCGTGCCGATCGAATAGAAGGCGATGGCGCTGGCCCGCTTCTCCTTGGGCACGTAGTCGGTGATCAGCGAGTGGGCCGGCGGGGTGCAGCCGGCCTCGCCGACGCCCACGCCGATGCGGGCGGCGATCAGCTGCCAGACGTTCTGGGCGAAGCCGCACAGCACGGTGAAGGCGCTCCAGGCCAGGATCGAGGCGGCGATGATCCGCGGCCGGTTCTTGCGCTCGGCCAGGCGCGCGATCGGGATGCCCAGCACGGTGTAGAAGATCGCGAAGGCCAGGCCCGTCATCATGCCCAGCTGCCAGTCGGCCAGCCCCAGGTCGCGCTTGATCGGCTCGGCCAGGATGTTGACCACCTGCCGGTCGAGGAAGTTCAGCGTGTAGATGATCAGCAGCACCCACAGGGCGTAGCGGCGATAGCCGCTCGACACGGGCGCGATCACCGGCGACTGGGTTGCCGTCTCCGCCATGGGCGTTCCTCCTCGAACAGTTGTTCTAATCGTTGTTGGGACTGTAGACGCGCGTTAAGCGAGAAGACCAGTCCGCATCGAACAGGAGACCGTCATGGAACTCGTCATCGGCACCAAGAAGTGGTCGACCTGGTCGCTGCGCCCCTGGCTCGCGCTCAAGCGGGTCGGCGTCCCGTTCAAGGAGATCGAGATCGAGCTGCGGCGCGGCGACGCCACCGAGGCCGACATCGCCAAGCATTCGCCCAGCAAGCTCGCGCCGGCCCTGAAGGACGGCGACCTGGTGGTCTGGGACTCGCTGGCGATCTGCGAGTACCTGGCCGAGAAGTTCCCCGAGGCCAAGCTGTGGCCGGCCGATCCCGAGCTGCGCGCCCTGGCCAGGTCGGCGGCGGCCGAAATGCATTCGGGCTTCTCGTCGCTGCGCGGCGAGTGTCCGATGGACCTGGGCCTCGTGAAGAAGGCCGACCTGTCGGAAGCCACCCAGAAGGACGTGCGCAAGATCACCGAGCGCTGGAACCAACTCCTGAAGCGCTCGGGCGGGCCGTTCCTGCTGGGCGAATGGTCGATCGCCGACGCCTTCTACACTCCGGTCGCCACCCGTTTCCGCACCTACGGCGTGCACCTGTCGGACTACGGCGACACCGGCGCGGCCGGCGCCTATTGCGAGCGCCTGCTGGAGACGCCGGAGTTCCTGGCCTGGGAAGCCGAAGCCTAGGCTTCCGGGAACATGTGCAGGTAGGGCTCGGCCTCCTTCAGCGTTCGCGCGTAAGAGGGCCGGGCCTTCAGCCTTTTCAGATAGGCCGCGGCGTTGGGGCGGTCCGGCGCCAGCGGCATGACCTTGTCGGCGTAGAACAGGGCCGGCGCGGCCGCGCAGTCGGCCATCGAGAATGTCTCGCCCGCGGCCCAGGTCCGGCTTTCGAGGTCGCGTTCGACGATGTCGAGGGCGGTGGCCAGATGGGCGCGGGCCTCGGCCAGGCCGTGCGGGTCCTTGGCGTCAGCCGGCCGGATACGGTCGTTGACGATCTTCTGCATCGGAACCTGCACCGAAAGGTCGAAGAACCGGTCGCGCGCCCGCACTTCCAGCGCCGCGTCGGGGTCCTGAGGGATCAGTCGCACCGCGCCCGGATGATAGATCTGCAGGTACTCGATCAGGATCGAGCTCTCCGGCACGACCGCGTTACGACCCGTGTCCTCCAGGACCGGCATCCGCGCCATCGGCCACAGGGCGCGGAAAGCTTCCGCCGACGCCGGGTCGCCGAAGTCGACCATGCGCTGCTCGAACGAAAGGTCCAGTTCGTAGAGCGCCGTCAGCGCCTTGTGGCAGAACGACGAGAGCGGGTGGGCGTGCAGGATCAGCGCCATCGGTTTCCTCCGTTGTCCGCTCTCCGCGGAGCGGTCCCCTCCGGCCCTTCGGGCCACCTCCCCCAGCGGGGAGGATCCAGCTAAGCAGATGCTGCCCCTCCGGGGGAGCTGTCTCGAAGCGACCGAGTGGGTCCTACAGCCCGAACGCCTTCAGCAGCCGGTCGGCGGCGGCCGAGGCGGGCAGGTCGCCGGCCCGCACCGCGCCCTCGGTCTCGTCGACCAGCGCGGCGACGGCCGGCGCGGCGCGGAAGGCTTCGGTCAGGCGGTCGTTGACCATGGCCCACATCCAGCGGGCGTCCTGGTCGGCGCGGCGGGAGGCCCGCGCGCCGTTGGCGGTCATCACCTCGCGATGCCGCCGGATCTGGCTCCACAAGGTGTCGAGCCCGGCGCCGGTCAGGCCCGAGGCCGTCAGCACCGGCGGCGTCCAGTCGCGATGGGCGGGCGTGAGGATGTGCAGGGCGTTGCGATAGTCGCGGGCCGAGCGTTCGGCCTTGGCGGGATCGGCGTCGGCCTTGTTGATGACCAGCAGGTCGGCCAGTTCGATCAGGCCCTTCTTGATCCCCTGCAGCTCGTCGCCGCCGCCGGGGATCAGCAGGGCGACGAAGATGTCGACCATGTCGGCCACGACGGTCTCGGACTGGCCCACGCCCACCGTCTCGACGATCACCACGTCGAAGCCGGCCGCCTCGCACAGCAGCATGGCCTCGCGGGTCTTGCGCGCCACCCCGCCGAGGGCGCCGCCGGACGGGGAGGGGCGGATGAAGGCGTTCGGATCGATGCTCAGGCGTTCCATCCGCGTCTTGTCGCCGAGAATCGAGCCGCCGTGCCGGCCGGACGAGGGATCCACCGCCAGCACGGCCACCCTGTGGCCGGCGGCGGTCAGGGCGCAGCCCAGGCTTTCGATGGTGGTCGACTTGCCCGCGCCCGGCACGCCGGTGATCCCGACACGCTGGGCCGCGCCGGTGCGCGGCATCAGGCGTTGCAGAAGGTCGCGGGCGGCGGCCTGATGGTCGGGCCGGCGGCTCTCGACCAGCGTGATGGCGCGGGCCAGAGCCGCGCGTTCGCCGGCCAGCAGGCGGCGTTCGAGATCGGCGATGTCGAGGACGGGCGGGCTCACCCCGCCGACTTAGAGGACGACCGCCGTGCCGGAAACCGAAACCATCATCATCTGGCCGTTGGGACCGACGGTGTTGTAGTCGAGGTCGACCGCCAGGATGGCGTTGGCGCCCAGGGCCTGGGCTTCCTTGGTCAGGTTCTTCAGGGCGTCTTCCCGCGCCCGGCCCAGCACCCGCTCGTAGGAGCTGGAGCGGCCGCCGATGAAGTCGCGGATCGAGGCCAGCAGGTCGAGCACGACGTTCGCGCCCAGGATCGCCTGGGAATAGACCGCGCCCTTGTACTCCTTGACCGGACGGCCCTCGATGAACGGGGTGGTCGAGATCAGCATGCCTGCGGGTCCTTCGATCGATGGCGCGTAGTTAAGCATAAATGGCGCGAGCCGCGAGGGGCTCCGGGGCTGCGGGCATGACGATAAGGCGAAGTTTCCCCTCTGGCGGGAAACCGGCTTTCGGCAAGCGTGGCCTTGAGGCAGATTGCCCGCGCTGAAGCTGGGGGGCTGGCCGTTGTTCTTCGCCAAATCGCATCTCGACCTGCACAACATCCGGGGCAGCGTCGAGCGCACGGTCAAGCTGTCCGACAACATCGTGGGCGTAGGGCCGGTCGGCATCGGCCTGGACGGCATCCTGGCCTGGTTCGGCGGGGCCGGGTCGCTCTACTCGCTGGGCGCGGGCGGCGTTCTGCTGTTCGACGGCGTGCGGGCCCGGGCCGCGCCGATGGTGCTGATCCAGATGACCGCCGTCCTGCTGATCGACGCCCTGCTGCCGCTGGGGCCGCCAGGCTTGGGCGCGGTGGCCGACACCCTGTTCACCGGTCAGAAGTGGGCCGGCGGGATGTTGATCAAGCACATGGACGACACGATCTACTTCGAGGGAAGCCGCAAGGACGCGCAGGGCACGGCCGAGTATCGCGACCTGCTCGAGCGGATCCGGTCGGGCAAGGAAAAGCGCCGGGTGGTGTTCCTGGGCTGACAACCAAGCTTGCGGCGA includes:
- the meaB gene encoding methylmalonyl Co-A mutase-associated GTPase MeaB, coding for MSPPVLDIADLERRLLAGERAALARAITLVESRRPDHQAAARDLLQRLMPRTGAAQRVGITGVPGAGKSTTIESLGCALTAAGHRVAVLAVDPSSGRHGGSILGDKTRMERLSIDPNAFIRPSPSGGALGGVARKTREAMLLCEAAGFDVVIVETVGVGQSETVVADMVDIFVALLIPGGGDELQGIKKGLIELADLLVINKADADPAKAERSARDYRNALHILTPAHRDWTPPVLTASGLTGAGLDTLWSQIRRHREVMTANGARASRRADQDARWMWAMVNDRLTEAFRAAPAVAALVDETEGAVRAGDLPASAAADRLLKAFGL
- a CDS encoding heavy metal-binding domain-containing protein, which translates into the protein MLISTTPFIEGRPVKEYKGAVYSQAILGANVVLDLLASIRDFIGGRSSSYERVLGRAREDALKNLTKEAQALGANAILAVDLDYNTVGPNGQMMMVSVSGTAVVL
- a CDS encoding DUF4112 domain-containing protein; this translates as MFFAKSHLDLHNIRGSVERTVKLSDNIVGVGPVGIGLDGILAWFGGAGSLYSLGAGGVLLFDGVRARAAPMVLIQMTAVLLIDALLPLGPPGLGAVADTLFTGQKWAGGMLIKHMDDTIYFEGSRKDAQGTAEYRDLLERIRSGKEKRRVVFLG
- a CDS encoding glutathione S-transferase family protein — encoded protein: MELVIGTKKWSTWSLRPWLALKRVGVPFKEIEIELRRGDATEADIAKHSPSKLAPALKDGDLVVWDSLAICEYLAEKFPEAKLWPADPELRALARSAAAEMHSGFSSLRGECPMDLGLVKKADLSEATQKDVRKITERWNQLLKRSGGPFLLGEWSIADAFYTPVATRFRTYGVHLSDYGDTGAAGAYCERLLETPEFLAWEAEA
- a CDS encoding glutathione S-transferase family protein, which produces MALILHAHPLSSFCHKALTALYELDLSFEQRMVDFGDPASAEAFRALWPMARMPVLEDTGRNAVVPESSILIEYLQIYHPGAVRLIPQDPDAALEVRARDRFFDLSVQVPMQKIVNDRIRPADAKDPHGLAEARAHLATALDIVERDLESRTWAAGETFSMADCAAAPALFYADKVMPLAPDRPNAAAYLKRLKARPSYARTLKEAEPYLHMFPEA